Proteins encoded within one genomic window of Rhododendron vialii isolate Sample 1 chromosome 1a, ASM3025357v1:
- the LOC131331068 gene encoding protein FAR1-RELATED SEQUENCE 5-like, protein MAYHYFGDVVTFDTTYRTNKYDMPFAPFTGVNHHMQSIQFGCALLQDETEVTFEWLFRTWLEATGGHPPTSIITDQDLGMKGAIATVFPNTRHRLYLWHIKKNFVEKLSQVYYKRSKFKKDMKKCIKETYKKEDFEGRWMLLMKENELESNKWLQGLFDIRESWVPVYNRGTFFAGMNTTGCSEGINSFFDGFVTHTSNLKEFVVKYEKALNRIVKRENDEDFESEHKFRIVNDHEFLLKHVEKVYTRNVFNKFKESWSKVFDHKVESVRNGNGFQSFVVKSKDDELEKFEVTLDSQSYEVFVRLDIDEILEHFILPRWRQKANKFRIIDSQGLVHDDGKEECEALRLSHMCQEATKLACLAALSNEAYIIFLESMNDLFEKIQKVSKVSPIEICADKDNEKSIEPSRAEILLLDPNISQCKGRKKDVKGKAATHSPKDRKVVLRCH, encoded by the exons ATGGCGTACCATTATTTTGGAGATGTGGTCACATTTGACACAACATATCGAACAAATAAGTATGATATGCCTTTTGCACCATTTACGGGAGTAAATCATCACATGCAGTCGATACAGTTTGGATGCGCACTTTTACAAGACGAGACAGAGGTGACGTTTGAATGGTTGTTTCGAACATGGCTTGAAGCTACGGGAGGACATCCTCCAACTTCTATCATCACTGACCAAGACTTGGGAATGAAAGGAGCTATTGCCACAGTCTTTCCCAACACCCGTCATCGTCTCTATCTCTGGCATATTAAGAAgaattttgttgaaaagttGTCACAAGTGTACTACAAGAGATCGAAATTCAAGAAAGATATGAAAAAATGTATTAAGGAGACATACAAGAAAGAGGACTTTGAAGGGAGATGGATGTTATTGATGAAGGAAAACGAGTTAGAAAGCAACAAATGGCTTCAAGGGTTGTTTGATATTCGTGAATCATGGGTACCCGTTTATAATCGTGGTACATTCTTTGCCGGTATGAATACTACCGGATGTAGTGAGGGTATTAACTCATTTTTTGATGGTTTTGTAACTCACACGTCAAATCTCAAAGAATTTGTGGTGAAGTATGAGAAAGCCTTGAATAGGAttgtgaaaagggaaaatgatgaagattttgaGTCCGAACATAAGTTTCGAATTGTTAATGACCATGAATTTTTGTTGAAGCATGTGGAAAAAGTGTATACTAGAAACGTCTTCAACAAGTTCAAGGAATCGTGGAGTAAAGTCTTCGACCACAAAGTTGAAAGTGTGAGAAATGGCAATGGTTTTCAATCTTTCGTAGTGAAGTCAAAAGATGATGAACTTGAAAAGTTCGAGGTGACATTGGATTCGCAATCCTATGAGG TATTTGTCCGGCTAGACATTGATGAAATACTGGAACATTTTATTCTTCCACGATGGAGGCAAAAGGCTAACAAATTTAGGATAATTGATTCCCAAGGATTGGTGCATGACGATGGCAAAGAAGAATGTGAGGCATTAAGACTTAGCCATATGTGTCAAGAAGCTACGAAATTGGCTTGTTTGGCCGCCCTATCAAATGAGGCATACATAATTTTTCTTGAAAGTATGAATGATTTATTTGAGAAGATTCAAAAAGTTTCTAAGGTGTCTCCAATTGAAATTTGTGCTGACAAAGATAACGAGAAATCTATCGAGCCGTCGAGGGCTGAGATATTGCTTTTGGATCCGAACATCTCACAATGTAAGGGTAGGAAAAAGGATGTCAAGGGCAAAGCCGCTACTCACAGTCCAAAAGATAGAAAAGTGGTATTGAGATGTCATTaa
- the LOC131307628 gene encoding probable L-gulonolactone oxidase 6: MLHLNSNNTMVRLIFLLKFTTVLFSMVNSSLPEDPIKCSSANRNCTITNSYGAFPDRSVCRAAEVAYPTTEEELISVVATATMSKRKMKVATRFSHSIPKLVCPDGEDGLLISTKFLNRTLEIDRERMTMSVESGVTLRQLINEAAKAGLALPYAPYWWGLTVGGMLGTGAHGSTLWGEGSSVHDYVIQIRIVTPAGPEEGHSKARTIVSGDPDLNAARVSLGVLGVISQVTLQLQPLFKRSITFSVKHDVDLGDQVARFGYQHEFADMTWYPSQRKAAYRIDDRVSSNVSGNGLNNFIGFRPMVSAVLAILRTTEENQEFKGDADGKCIIGELTASTLIISAYGLTNDGIVFTGYPVIGHHNRLQASGTCLDSLNDGRITACPWDPRVKGLFFHQTAFSVSMSKVKSFIQDVQKLIELEPKAMCGVELYNGILMRYVKASSAYLGKQEDAVDFDLTYYRSKDPMRPRLYEDILEEIEQIGLFKYGGLPHWGKNRNVGFEGVIKKYKKAEEFLKVKDMYDPLGLFSSGWTDKVLGLTDGVTIVKEGCALEGLCLCSQDIHCAPSTGYFCRPGRVYKDARVCTG, translated from the exons ATGCTGCACTTGAATTCCAATAACACTATGGTTcggctaatttttttgttaaaatttacAACCGTATTGTTCTCAATGGTGAATTCTAGCCTTCCGGAAGATCCCATCAAGTGTTCCTCTGCAAACAGAAACTGCACCATCACAAACTCCTATGGTGCCTTCCCCGACCGAAGTGTGTGCCGGGCAGCCGAGGTTGCTTACCCCACAACAGAAGAAGAGCTCATCTCAGTAGTAGCAACTGCAACAATgagcaaaaggaaaatgaaagtagCAACTCGCTTCTCTCACAGCATACCGAAGCTAGTTTGTCCCGATGGGGAGGATGGACTTCTTATAAGCACCAAGTTTCTCAACCGTACGTTAGAGATTGATAGAGAGAGAATGACGATGAGTGTTGAGAGCGGAGTGACATTGAGACAATTGATCAACGAGGCGGCGAAGGCGGGGTTGGCTCTACCCTATGCACCGTATTGGTGGGGCTTGACGGTCGGTGGCATGTTGGGAACTGGTGCACATGGGAGCACCTTGTGGGGTGAGGGGAGTTCTGTTCACGACTATGTCATTCAAATTAGAATCGTCACTCCGGCTGGACCTGAGGAAGGCCATAGTAAGGCCCGGACCATTGTGAGTGGTGATCCTGACCTGAATGCAGCTAGAGTCTCTCTGGGTGTCCTTGGTGTTATCTCACAG GTTACTCTGCAACTGCAACCGCTCTTTAAGCGATCCATCACGTTTTCAGTGAAGCATGATGTGGACTTGGGAGATCAAGTCGCAAGATTTGGCTACCAACACGAGTTTGCAGACATGACATGGTATCCGAGTCAGAGAAAGGCTGCGTACCGGATTGATGACCGAGTCTCCTCCAACGTCTCAGGCAATGGCCTTAATAACTTCATCGGTTTCCGCCCCATGGTTTCGGCAGTACTAGCCATCTTAAGAACTACAG aggaaaatcaagaattcAAAGGAGATGCTGATGGGAAGTGCATCATTGGAGAACTTACTGCCTCGACTCTCATTATCAGTGCCTATGGCCTAACAAATGACG GTATTGTCTTCACGGGATACCCCGTCATTGGACATCATAACCGACTCCAAGCCTCAGGAACCTGCCTTGATAGCCTTAACGATGGACGAATCACAGCCTGCCCATGGGACCCTAGAGTTAAGGGACTCTTCTTTCACCAAACTGCATTCAGCGTCAGTATGTCCAAAGTCAAAAGCTTCATTCAGGACGTGCAGAAGCTAATTGAGTTGGAGCCTAAAGCTATGTGTGGTGTAGAGCTCTACAATGGAATCCTTATGCGGTACGTTAAGGCTTCAAGTGCTTATTTGGGCAAACAGGAAGATGCCGTAGACTTTGATCTCACTTATTATCGGAGCAAAGACCCCATGAGGCCTAGGCTTTACGAAGACATACTGGAGGAGATAGAACAGATTGGTTTGTTCAAGTACGGAGGACTACCCCACTGGGGCAAGAATCGTAATGTTGGATTTGAGGGAGTAATCAAGAAATACAAAAAGGCAGAGGAGTTTTTGAAGGTAAAAGACATGTATGATCCACTAGGGCTATTCTCTAGCGGTTGGACAGACAAAGTCCTCGGACTGACGGATGGGGTGACCATTGTGAAGGAGGGGTGTGCTCTAGAAGGGTTGTGTTTGTGCTCGCAAGACATCCATTGCGCCCCAAGCACGGGATATTTTTGTCGACCAGGCAGAGTTTACAAAGATGCCAGGGTTTGCACTGGGTAA